The Actinomycetota bacterium genome has a segment encoding these proteins:
- a CDS encoding class II fructose-bisphosphate aldolase produces MTYVNTVKMLQDTMHKNYVVGAFNIIDVTTMKAAIDAAIAKKSPLIIQTSQKTILQLGYKVLSNTAKFLADEAGVDVAMMLDHGTDPEIIRNCINNGWSAVMVDGSSKPFEENIRFTREIVEIAHENNVSVEGELGHIGGVEEHIIVDDGNVQLTDPDKILEFKELSGVDSLAVAIGTQHGLYKGKVTLDFDRLEKIMKIAVFPIVIHGGSDLPEEDFKRIVSLNPAKMNISTEIKHAYLDGFKEYINSSGNEYEPIKAIGIAYENTKKLIMNYMDRFGSTNKCLRDRGFK; encoded by the coding sequence ATGACTTATGTAAACACGGTGAAAATGTTGCAGGACACAATGCACAAAAATTATGTGGTAGGGGCTTTTAACATTATAGATGTGACCACAATGAAAGCTGCAATAGATGCTGCAATTGCCAAAAAATCTCCTCTGATTATTCAGACTTCACAAAAAACTATTTTACAGTTAGGGTATAAGGTTTTGTCAAATACAGCAAAATTTCTGGCAGATGAAGCCGGAGTAGACGTTGCAATGATGCTTGACCATGGTACTGATCCGGAAATAATCAGAAACTGCATCAATAACGGATGGAGTGCTGTAATGGTAGACGGTTCTTCAAAGCCTTTTGAGGAGAATATAAGATTTACAAGAGAAATAGTTGAAATTGCTCACGAAAACAATGTAAGCGTTGAAGGTGAGCTTGGTCATATTGGAGGAGTAGAAGAACATATAATTGTAGACGACGGCAATGTACAACTGACGGATCCTGATAAAATTTTGGAATTTAAAGAGCTTTCAGGTGTGGACAGCCTTGCTGTTGCAATAGGAACTCAGCACGGTCTGTATAAAGGGAAAGTCACGCTTGATTTTGACAGGCTTGAAAAAATAATGAAAATAGCCGTTTTTCCCATTGTAATTCATGGAGGTTCCGACCTTCCTGAAGAAGACTTTAAAAGAATTGTTTCTTTAAATCCGGCGAAAATGAATATTTCCACCGAAATCAAGCATGCATATCTTGACGGCTTTAAAGAGTATATAAATAGCAGCGGGAATGAGTATGAACCCATAAAAGCAATAGGTATTGCATATGAAAATACTAAAAAACTTATTATGAATTATATGGACAGGTTCGGAAGCACTAATAAATGTTTGCGGGATAGAGGTTTTAAATGA
- a CDS encoding penicillin-binding protein, which produces MSKKLRKKHHKSNAPKIILAIAAIMLVFFIFIAVIVSSLLMIGTKIVADFYNALPDIKDFSPVENALTSKIYAADGTLIGTLHGEQNREIVPLSEMPQDLINAVLAIEDERYYEHKGVDFESFVRALLVNIKTGEFSQGFSTITMQYIRNTYILEEKTDITLDRKIREVALAMQLEEIYTKDEILEMYLNTVFFGESAYGVKTAAKTFFNKELDELNIQECALLAGLLKGQTYYSPYTNKKGALERRNLVLLKMNELKMITGKEYELALKQPIILERSDEKSSDFAPYFTEYVKQELIKKYGVNKVFKGGFEIYTTLDPKMQRYAEAAINEILPDPEDPAGAMVALDPANGFIKAMVGGRDFDTMKFNLASQSKRQPGSTFKVFALIAALEQGISPYMTFNPNGPVTYEIPDSKPWEVGNYMGESYPDMAEMNLIDATVKSVNVVYAQLIMRVGGDAVSRIANIMGIETPLEGYPAIGLGGLTTGVSPLEVCTAFSTIANYGRKNNPVAILKVIDKDGNILEDYKEPENLQVISPINAFRAIEIMKQTVQRGTGTRARLEDREVAGKTGTTQEAENAWFTGFTTNLAACFWMGYPEENKKMTSVHDMRVQGGAHPAMMFKLFMEKATANLPAESFTKPGEDKFSLQVTVLPETGQVMIPNRFTPSEQITISQYSYGSEPREQVPITEEDMPMLPFICLIPIDEANRILREAGFTNIEFINEVYAGVPSGYTHRQDPLWDLRVERTRLIKVWVNP; this is translated from the coding sequence ATGTCAAAGAAACTGAGAAAAAAGCATCACAAAAGTAATGCTCCGAAAATTATTCTGGCAATTGCTGCAATAATGCTTGTCTTTTTTATATTCATAGCTGTAATTGTCTCTTCGCTGCTAATGATAGGCACAAAAATAGTAGCGGATTTTTACAATGCTCTTCCGGATATCAAAGATTTTTCACCTGTGGAAAATGCACTTACTTCCAAAATCTATGCGGCAGACGGAACTCTTATAGGAACCCTGCATGGTGAACAAAACAGGGAGATCGTGCCTTTAAGCGAGATGCCGCAGGATCTGATAAATGCAGTACTGGCTATTGAAGATGAGAGATATTATGAGCACAAAGGCGTTGATTTTGAATCATTTGTAAGGGCTCTTCTGGTAAATATTAAAACTGGTGAGTTTTCACAGGGTTTCAGCACAATAACCATGCAGTACATCAGAAATACCTATATTCTGGAAGAAAAAACTGATATTACACTTGATAGAAAAATAAGAGAAGTAGCTCTGGCAATGCAGCTTGAAGAAATCTATACAAAGGATGAAATCCTTGAAATGTATCTGAACACAGTATTTTTTGGTGAAAGCGCATACGGCGTAAAAACAGCAGCAAAGACTTTCTTTAATAAAGAGCTCGATGAGCTCAACATCCAGGAATGCGCTCTTCTTGCCGGACTTTTAAAAGGACAGACATATTATTCACCTTATACAAATAAAAAAGGAGCTCTTGAAAGAAGAAATCTTGTCCTTCTGAAAATGAATGAATTAAAAATGATTACAGGCAAAGAATATGAGCTGGCGCTAAAACAGCCTATAATACTTGAAAGATCTGATGAAAAAAGCAGTGATTTTGCTCCCTATTTTACAGAATACGTCAAGCAGGAACTGATTAAAAAATATGGCGTTAACAAAGTCTTTAAAGGCGGCTTTGAGATATATACCACACTGGATCCGAAAATGCAGAGATATGCTGAAGCCGCAATAAATGAAATACTTCCGGATCCTGAAGACCCTGCAGGAGCAATGGTTGCGCTTGATCCGGCTAACGGATTCATCAAAGCAATGGTTGGCGGCAGAGATTTTGATACCATGAAATTTAATCTTGCATCACAGAGCAAAAGACAGCCGGGATCGACTTTTAAGGTTTTTGCCCTTATTGCCGCTCTTGAACAGGGTATCAGCCCGTATATGACATTTAATCCTAACGGGCCCGTAACATATGAAATACCTGACAGCAAGCCATGGGAGGTTGGAAATTATATGGGAGAGTCTTATCCCGATATGGCAGAGATGAATCTTATAGATGCAACTGTAAAATCTGTAAATGTCGTATATGCCCAGCTGATAATGAGAGTCGGCGGAGATGCTGTTTCAAGAATTGCCAATATAATGGGTATTGAGACTCCCCTTGAAGGTTATCCTGCTATCGGGCTTGGCGGTCTGACTACAGGGGTTTCCCCGCTGGAAGTATGTACAGCTTTCAGTACTATTGCAAATTATGGAAGGAAAAATAATCCGGTTGCCATATTAAAAGTAATTGATAAAGACGGCAATATTCTTGAAGACTACAAGGAACCGGAAAATTTACAGGTAATTTCGCCAATCAATGCTTTCAGAGCTATCGAAATAATGAAACAAACTGTTCAGAGAGGTACAGGCACAAGAGCAAGACTTGAAGATCGCGAAGTTGCCGGAAAAACGGGAACGACTCAGGAAGCAGAAAACGCATGGTTTACAGGTTTTACAACCAATCTTGCTGCCTGCTTCTGGATGGGCTATCCGGAAGAAAACAAAAAAATGACAAGCGTCCATGACATGAGAGTACAAGGCGGCGCCCATCCTGCAATGATGTTTAAATTATTTATGGAAAAAGCAACCGCAAATCTTCCTGCAGAATCTTTTACAAAACCGGGGGAAGATAAATTCAGTCTTCAGGTAACAGTCCTTCCGGAAACAGGGCAGGTTATGATTCCAAACCGTTTCACTCCGTCAGAACAGATAACAATATCCCAGTACTCCTATGGATCTGAACCCAGGGAGCAGGTACCTATCACCGAAGAAGATATGCCCATGCTTCCCTTTATTTGTCTTATTCCTATTGATGAAGCAAACAGAATACTCAGAGAAGCCGGCTTTACCAATATAGAGTTTATAAATGAAGTATATGCCGGTGTTCCTTCCGGCTATACTCACAGACAGGATCCTCTATGGGATCTGAGGGTTGAAAGAACCCGTTTAATCAAAGTATGGGTAAATCCTTAA
- a CDS encoding glutamate--tRNA ligase, whose amino-acid sequence MNEVRVRFAPSPTGYLHIGSARTAYFNWLFARKEKGRLILRIEDTDISRHQEDMIATILDSLKWLSVRWDEGPDIGGDYGPYRQSERNEYYRKYADFLLGSKKAYRCFCTPEELEQRRQDYAKKGEFFSYDRKCLELDDRQIKDRLKQKMPFSIRMLVPDGKEISFKDTVYGKIKVNSSNIDDFIILRSNNLPTYNFSAVIDDYLMKITHIIRGEDHLSNTPKQLLIYDSLNISPPSFTHLPMILSKDGEKLSKRHGAISVESYRDEGFLQEAVKNYLALLGWAFDEKTTIFSEKEIIKKFSLETINKKASRFDYEKLLHINSMYIKNHEISDLAGMLKDRLKKRITEMDKSDLKNNCLKEADLKNPEAVGAIFREIEDKILYIIPLVNKRAKTLNEIEKMILPFFFEIIYPDEIKNFFAGKNINAASLLEQAKSTLSKITDNDFCLPLIEKELRDLAEANNITFGELAEVLRLALWGRTVSLPLFETIIILGRKKSLHRLSEYLELIS is encoded by the coding sequence ATGAATGAAGTCAGAGTTCGTTTCGCTCCAAGCCCTACGGGATATCTTCACATAGGAAGTGCAAGAACTGCTTATTTTAACTGGCTTTTCGCCAGAAAAGAAAAAGGCAGGCTTATTCTCAGGATAGAAGATACTGATATTTCAAGACATCAGGAAGATATGATTGCCACTATTCTCGACTCTCTTAAATGGCTTTCAGTCAGATGGGATGAAGGACCGGATATTGGCGGAGATTACGGACCTTACAGGCAGTCAGAAAGAAATGAATATTATCGGAAATATGCAGACTTTCTTCTGGGCAGCAAAAAAGCATACAGGTGCTTCTGTACTCCTGAAGAACTTGAACAGCGCAGACAGGATTATGCAAAAAAGGGAGAGTTCTTCAGCTATGACAGAAAATGTCTTGAACTTGATGACAGACAGATAAAAGACAGGCTGAAGCAAAAAATGCCTTTTTCAATAAGGATGTTGGTGCCTGATGGTAAAGAAATAAGTTTTAAGGATACAGTATATGGAAAAATCAAAGTTAATAGCAGCAATATTGATGATTTTATTATTTTAAGATCAAATAATCTTCCAACTTATAATTTTTCTGCCGTCATAGATGATTATCTGATGAAAATAACTCATATTATAAGAGGAGAAGATCATCTTTCAAACACACCCAAACAGCTCCTCATCTATGATTCTCTTAATATTTCCCCGCCTTCATTTACTCATCTGCCCATGATTCTGTCAAAGGATGGCGAGAAACTAAGCAAGAGGCATGGAGCAATATCAGTTGAATCTTACAGGGATGAGGGTTTTCTGCAGGAAGCTGTAAAAAATTACCTTGCACTTCTCGGGTGGGCTTTTGACGAAAAGACAACTATTTTCAGCGAGAAAGAAATTATTAAAAAATTCAGTCTTGAAACCATAAACAAAAAGGCATCAAGGTTTGATTATGAGAAACTTCTTCATATAAATAGCATGTATATAAAAAATCATGAAATCTCAGATCTTGCCGGAATGCTTAAGGACAGACTTAAAAAAAGAATCACGGAAATGGATAAATCGGATTTAAAAAATAACTGTCTTAAAGAAGCAGATCTGAAAAATCCTGAAGCAGTCGGCGCGATTTTCAGGGAAATTGAAGATAAGATTCTTTATATAATCCCTCTTGTAAACAAAAGAGCCAAAACCTTAAATGAAATTGAAAAAATGATATTACCTTTTTTCTTTGAGATAATTTATCCGGATGAAATAAAAAATTTCTTTGCAGGCAAAAATATTAATGCAGCTTCATTGCTTGAACAGGCAAAATCAACTTTATCGAAAATCACAGATAATGATTTTTGTCTTCCTTTGATAGAAAAAGAGCTGAGAGATCTTGCAGAAGCAAATAATATTACTTTTGGCGAACTGGCAGAAGTATTGAGACTGGCATTATGGGGAAGAACTGTAAGCCTTCCTCTTTTTGAAACAATCATAATACTCGGAAGAAAAAAATCCCTTCACAGATTATCGGAATATCTGGAACTGATTTCCTGA
- a CDS encoding 6-phosphofructokinase, which translates to MKTIGILTGGGDTPATNAIIRAAYIKAVMHGYKITGIRNGWDGLITGNVFEMNRKLVSGILDRGGTILGSARVNPFKIENGVELLKDNINKFGIDAIICIGGDDANIVMHRLGQYGVKGVGIPQTIDNDIGFNDYSIGFDTAVEIATDAIDKLHTTASSHHRIMILEVMGREAGWIALYSGIAGGADLILIPEVQFDYDYIVNVIEERRERDKDYSIIVVAEGAKPDTKKMKLEVKPIIEFGSPGAARGIGNTIAKEIERRTGYETRVTVLGHLQRGGKPTAFDRILATRMGIKSVELINDKKFDYMVCFEGNRISTEPMEKVLSQYKEMDLELYDIAKIFN; encoded by the coding sequence ATTAAAACAATCGGGATACTAACCGGTGGAGGGGACACACCTGCTACCAATGCAATCATAAGGGCTGCTTATATAAAAGCAGTAATGCACGGATATAAGATAACCGGAATAAGAAATGGCTGGGACGGACTTATTACAGGAAATGTATTTGAAATGAATCGCAAACTTGTTTCGGGGATTCTTGACAGGGGAGGGACAATTCTTGGTTCAGCAAGGGTAAATCCGTTTAAAATTGAAAATGGTGTCGAGCTGCTCAAAGACAATATAAATAAGTTTGGCATAGATGCAATAATATGCATAGGCGGAGATGATGCAAATATTGTAATGCACAGGCTTGGACAATATGGCGTAAAGGGTGTCGGGATACCACAGACTATTGATAATGACATAGGCTTCAATGATTACTCCATAGGGTTTGACACAGCTGTTGAGATTGCAACAGATGCGATTGACAAGCTTCATACGACAGCTTCTTCACATCACAGGATAATGATTCTGGAAGTAATGGGAAGGGAAGCAGGGTGGATAGCTCTTTACTCAGGAATAGCAGGAGGAGCTGACCTTATACTTATACCTGAAGTTCAGTTTGATTACGATTATATTGTCAATGTCATTGAAGAAAGGCGGGAAAGAGACAAGGATTACAGCATCATTGTGGTAGCTGAAGGCGCCAAACCCGATACAAAAAAAATGAAACTGGAAGTCAAACCGATAATTGAGTTCGGAAGTCCTGGAGCAGCCAGAGGAATTGGAAATACAATTGCCAAGGAAATTGAGAGAAGGACGGGCTATGAAACAAGAGTAACAGTTCTGGGTCATCTGCAGAGAGGCGGAAAGCCTACGGCTTTTGACAGAATACTGGCTACAAGAATGGGAATTAAATCCGTCGAGCTTATAAATGATAAAAAATTTGACTACATGGTTTGTTTTGAAGGCAATCGTATAAGCACGGAACCTATGGAAAAAGTTTTAAGCCAGTATAAGGAAATGGATCTTGAACTTTACGATATTGCAAAGATTTTTAATTAA
- the gatB gene encoding Asp-tRNA(Asn)/Glu-tRNA(Gln) amidotransferase subunit GatB produces the protein MKNLDDKDGPDQPDKRFETIIGLETHVELSTQTKMFCGCRLSFGEKPNSNTCPVCLGHPGSLPVVNKKAVEYAMKIALALNCRINKRTIFHRKNYFYPDMSKNYQISQHDLPIGIGGYVEINMGSHTRRIGITRVHMEEDAGKLVHSGATGRISGADYSIGDFNRAGTPLIEIVTEPEIKSPLEAKQYMITLRNILLYLGVSDCNMEEGSLRCDANVSVRLKDSDRLGTRTEIKNLNSFKFIQKALEYEASRHISLINSGKKVIKQTRHYDDKTQSTKVLRSKEEAHDYRYFPDPDLVPIDIDDCWIKKIKDSIPELPNQKEKRYKDKFGLSDYDSSLLSGDFEISDYFEKTLETYNANPKGICNWLMGDFSAFLNKDQISIKESRIKPEHLARLVRLIDEGKISSNTAKSVFKEMYAKGSDPDDIIKEKGLEQISDKGELEAIVEEAVKNNPDAVSQYKAGKVKAIGFIVGQVMQKTKGKANPALVNEIIIKKIS, from the coding sequence CTGAAAAACTTAGATGACAAAGACGGTCCGGATCAGCCTGACAAGCGTTTTGAGACAATAATCGGTCTTGAGACTCATGTCGAGCTTTCCACGCAGACAAAAATGTTCTGTGGCTGCAGACTTTCTTTTGGGGAAAAGCCAAATAGCAATACATGTCCTGTCTGCCTTGGCCATCCCGGTTCGCTGCCTGTTGTAAATAAAAAAGCAGTTGAATATGCCATGAAAATAGCTCTTGCGCTTAACTGCAGGATTAATAAGCGCACGATATTTCACAGGAAAAATTATTTTTATCCCGATATGTCTAAAAACTATCAGATATCACAACACGACCTGCCTATAGGCATAGGAGGCTATGTTGAGATTAATATGGGCAGCCACACCAGAAGAATAGGAATTACAAGGGTCCACATGGAAGAAGATGCAGGAAAACTTGTGCACAGTGGTGCAACCGGAAGAATAAGTGGAGCAGACTACAGTATCGGGGATTTCAACAGAGCCGGAACTCCCTTGATAGAGATTGTAACTGAACCGGAAATTAAGAGCCCTCTGGAAGCAAAACAATATATGATTACTCTGAGAAATATTCTTCTATACCTTGGAGTAAGTGACTGTAACATGGAAGAAGGCAGCCTCAGATGTGATGCCAATGTTTCAGTAAGGCTTAAAGATTCTGACAGGCTTGGGACAAGGACCGAAATCAAGAATCTCAATTCATTTAAATTCATCCAGAAAGCACTAGAATATGAGGCTTCAAGACATATATCGTTGATAAACTCAGGAAAAAAAGTAATCAAGCAAACCAGGCATTATGACGACAAAACCCAGTCAACCAAAGTTTTAAGATCCAAAGAAGAAGCTCATGATTACAGATACTTTCCGGATCCTGACCTTGTTCCCATAGATATCGATGATTGCTGGATTAAAAAGATAAAAGATTCTATTCCGGAGCTGCCGAACCAGAAAGAAAAAAGATACAAAGACAAGTTCGGACTTTCAGATTACGATAGCTCACTGCTGTCAGGTGATTTTGAAATATCAGACTATTTTGAAAAGACGCTTGAAACTTATAATGCAAATCCCAAGGGGATCTGCAACTGGCTAATGGGGGATTTCAGCGCTTTTCTTAACAAGGACCAGATTTCAATAAAGGAAAGCAGAATAAAACCTGAACATCTTGCTCGTCTTGTCAGATTAATTGATGAAGGGAAAATAAGTTCAAATACAGCCAAATCTGTTTTTAAAGAAATGTATGCCAAAGGTTCTGATCCCGACGATATAATAAAGGAAAAAGGACTTGAGCAGATTAGTGATAAAGGCGAGCTTGAAGCTATTGTGGAAGAGGCAGTTAAAAACAATCCTGATGCAGTCAGTCAGTACAAAGCAGGCAAGGTAAAAGCAATAGGCTTTATCGTCGGCCAGGTTATGCAGAAAACAAAAGGCAAGGCCAATCCTGCTCTTGTAAACGAAATAATAATTAAAAAAATTTCTTAA